TGATCTCGCCTTGATGTCTGACGACGAAACGCAAATCATCCGTCGTCTTGCCGATGACGGCGAAATCGAGCCCCCATTTGCGGAAGACCGCTTCCGCCTCCGCCGCCTTCTCCGGCGCGAGCACCATCAGCATGCGCTCCTGGCTTTCCGAGAGCAGCATTTCATAGGCGCTCATGCCGTCTTCGCGGCAGGGCACGGAATCGAGATCGAGCGCGATGCCAAGATCGCCTTTGGCGCCCATTTCTACAGCCGACGACGTGAGGCCCGCCGCGCCCATGTCCTGAATGGCGACGACGGCGCCGGTCTGCATCAGCTCAAGACAGGCTTCCAGCAACAGCTTTTCGGAGAAAGGGTCGCCGACCTGCACGGTCGGGCGCTTTTCCTGCGCATCTTCATCGAACGCGGCAGACGCCATGGTCGCGCCATGAATGCCGTCGCGGCCGGTCTTGGAGCCCAGATAGACGATCGGATTGCCAACGCCTGTGGCTTTTGCGTAGAAAATCTCGTCCTTCTTGGCGATGCCCACCGCCATCGCATTGACGAGAATATTGCCGTCATAACCCTTATGAAAACGGGTCGAGCCGCCGACCGTCGGCACGCCGAAACTATTGCCATAGCCGCCGATGCCGGCAACGACGCCGCCGACCAAGTGGCGTGTCAACGGATGTTCCGGCGATCCGAACCGCAGGAGATCGAGACAGGCGACGGGGCGCGCGCCCATGGTGAAAACATCGCGCAAAATGCCGCCGACGCCCGTCGCCGCGCCCTGATAGGGCTCGATGTAAGACGGATGATTGTGGCTCTCCATCTTGAAGACGCAGGCGAGCCCGTCGCCGATGTCGATGACGCCGGCATTTTCGCCAGGACCCTGGATGACCCAAGGTGCCTTGGTCGGCAATTTCCGCAAATGCAGGCGCGACGATTTATAGGAACAATGCTCGTTCCACATGGCCGAGAAAATGCCGAGTTCGGTGAATGTCGGCACCCGTCCGATCAGCGCCAGAATACGCTCATATTCATCCGGCTTGAGGCCATGGGCGGCGACGAGGTCGGGTGTGATGGCGGGGTCAGTGGCCAAAACGGGCTCCTTAAAGACACATGCGTTCCTCTCCGGTGAGCGGGAGAAGGAAAGCGCCTAACCGGCCAGCGCCAGACTCTTGAACATGCCGCGCCCATCCGTGCCGCCGACGAGCGGATCGATCAGATTTTCGGGATGCGGCATCAGGCCGAGCACATTGCGCTTTTCCGAATAGATCCCGGCGATGTCGTTCACCGAGCCGTTCGGATTGGCGTCGCCGCCGACAATGCCATTCGCATCGCAGTAGCGGAAGGCGACGCGGCCTTCGCCTTCAAGCCTGGCGAGCGTATCGCTGTCCACTTCGTAATTGCCTTCGCCATGCGCGATCGCGACCTTGATCACCTGATGCGGCTGATAATGCGATGTGAAGACCGTGTCGGTGCGCTCGACGCGCAAATGCTGCATGCGGCAGATGAACTTGAGATCGCGATTGCGCATCAAGACACCGGGCAGAAGACCGCTTTCGCAAAGAATTTGAAAGCCGTTGCAAATGCCGAGCACGAGCCCGCCTCTGGCCGCATGGGCGTGCACGGCCTCCATGATCGGCGCGCGTCCGGCGATCGCGCCACAGCGCAGATAATCGCCATAGGAAAAGCCGCCCGGCAGCACGACGAGATCGGTGCCGGCCGGCAGTTCATGATCGGCATGCCAGACGAGCGCCGGCTTCACGCCCGCGATTTCCGTCAAGGCGCGCGCGGCATCGCCTTCACGATTCGAGCCCGGAAAAATGATGACGGCAGCGCGCACGAATCTCGATCCCTTGGCGATTATGGAAATTCGATCCGGTAATTCTCGATGACCAGATTGGCGAGGAGCTTTTCGCAAGCCTGTCGCAACGCGGCCTCAGCCTTGCCGCGATCCTCGATCGTCAGCTCGACATCAAAAATTTTGCCCTGGCGGACGCTGTCGATCCCGAAGACATCGAGGCTCTTCAAAGCACCTTCGATGGCTTTGCCCTGCGGATCGAGAATCCCCGGCTTCAGAGTGACGATGACGCGCGCTTTCAAGGGCCTACCCATTCTGATCGATCATCGCGCAAGCGTTAGCGGCAATGGCTGCGCTAGGCAATGCGCTTCACGCCGGGCGAAGCTCCTATCCCGAGAGAGATTTCGGCGAATGCCGAAAGCCAGCGCCTGGAGCGAAAAAACCCGCCCTTACGGGCGGGTTTTCAATATCTGCCAAACCGCCAGCTTATGGCTCGACGAGCTTCGGTCCGGATGCCCGCGGCGTCTCGTTTTCCTGCAAAATGCCGAGGCGACGCGCCACTTCCGTATAGGCTTCGACGAGCCCACCCATGTCGCGGCGGAACCGGTCCTTGTCGAGCTTGTCGTTCGATTTGATATCCCACAGCCGGCACGAGTCGGGGGAGATTTCGTCGGCGACGACGATCCGCATCATGTCGCCTTCCCACAGCCTGCCGCATTCCATCTTGAAATCGACAAGACGGATGCCAACGCCGAGGAAAAGACCGGTCAGGAAATCATTGACCCTTATGGCAAGCGCCATGATGTCGTCGATCTCTTGCGGGCTCGCCCAGCCGAACGCGGTGATGTGCTCTTCCGAGACCATCGGATCGTTCAACTGATCGTTCTTATAATAGAACTCGATGATCGAGCGCGGCAGCTGCGTGCCTTCCTCGAGACCGAGGCGCGTGGAAAGCGACCCTGCCGCGACGTTGCGGACGACGACTTCGAGCGGCACGATTTCGACTTCGCGGATCAATTGCTCGCGCATATTGAGCCGACGAATGAAATGAGTCGGAACGCCTATGTCGTTCAGATTCTGGAAGATGAACTCGGAAATGCGGTTGTTGAGCACGCCTTTTCCGTCGATCACCTCGTGTTTCTTGGCGTTGAACGCCGTTGCGTCGTCTTTGAAATGTTGAATGAGCGTGCCCGGTTCAGGCCCCTCATAGAGGACCTTGGCCTTGCCTTCGTAGATGCGCCGGCGGCGGTTCATGGGGATTAACCGTGGCTTGAGATGATCCATGGGGTGGCCCTGGCTCCTTTGAGAGTATCCCAGGCCCTGATTTTCAATTGAATTCACAAGGCTGGGCAGGCAAGCGGTTGCGCATGATGGCGCCGCGGGTCCGGAAGGGTCCTAGCTTTTTCCGGCCAGGGATACAAGCCGATAGCTTACCGTACCCCAAAGTGCGACACCCCACAACGCAACCAAAGCCGTCATTTTCTATCAATATTTACAAAGCCCTACCGCGAATATCTGGTCGATTGGCGGCGCCTGCGCACCTTATCTAAAGCAGCCGGGACGAATCGCCCCTAGGCCCTGCTGCCCTTGCCGCCGCGAAGCGCAGCCTAGCTAACCTTTGAAGATATAGGGATCGTTCCCACCGACCGGAAGATCTGCGCTTTTGTTTTCCCGCTCAGGCAAGGCGTTTTTCAAGAGCATGTTCCACGAAAATCCGGATTCCGGTAAAGCTAACGCTTTGCCCTTCATCCCTCTACGTGCCTTTGGCCTCTACGGAGCCAAAAAGGACAAGAGGTGCTATTGATTTGGCTCAAGACCTCCGGATGCCATCGTCGCCAGAATGATTCGATGTTCCGAGCCCGTAACGGGTGCAAAACTTGCCTATGTTATGATGAACGCGACGCGAACTTGCATATGCTGAACCCATCATTCGGGTCCAGGGAGCCTAGCGATGACCACATTTGACCAGCGCGAACAGGCCTATGAGGCCAAGCTCGCGCATGATGAAGAACTCAAGTTCAAAGCCACCGTCCGCCGCAACAAATGGCTCGGTTTCTGGGCCGCCGAAAAACTCGGCATGATCGGCGAGGCGGCCGCCGATTACGCCGCGGATTTGATCGCCACGGAACTCGACGAAGGCGACGGCGACGTGATTTTCAATAAGCTCCGGGGCGATTTCGATGCCGCGCATGTCGAAATCACCGATCACCAGATCCGCCGCGAAATGGAAGAGCTTTTCGCCAAGGCGACGGAAGAGATCATGACCGTCGCAGCCGCGGCGAAGGCGCAAGGGTACGATCACGAGCATTGATGCCGGAATCTCCCCTACGGGGAAGGGCCCGGGCCGATCATGATGGAAGAAACGCAACTCTTCCTTTAACTCTGCGGCTTCATAGCTCTTCCATGAAGCCGTCGTCTCGCTCGTCACCTCAAGCGCCGCCCGCCGCCAAAGCTGCGCCCGGCCTGTTTGGCATCGCTCCGGCCACGGCCGACCTCGCTGGTGCGGCGCGAGGCTGGCTTGCTCATCTCGCCGGCGAGCGCCGCGCCGCCCGTCACACCCTCGATGCCTATCATCGCGATCTTTGCCAATTCCTGGCTTTTCTCCAGGACCATTTGGGCGCGACGCCGGATCTCGCGGCGCTCGCCAGCCTCGTCACCGCCGATTTGCGCAGCTTTCTCGCTGCGCGACGCCAGAAGGGGACGGGCAGCCGGTCGCTTTTGCGGCAACTCTCGGGGCTACGCTCCTTCGCCCGCTATCTCGAACGCAATCATGCCTGCCGCATCACGGCGTTCAGCGCGCTGCGCAGCCCGAAGCAGGCGCGCAGCCTGCCGAAGGCGCTGCCCGCTTCCGCCGCTCGCGCCATTCTCGACCAAGGCTCCCGCGCCGGTGAAGAGCGACCGCAATGGGTGCTCGCCCGCGATGCCGCCGTGCTCGGTCTTCTTTATGGCGCCGGCCTGCGCATTTCCGAGGCTCTGTCGATCACCCGCGCCGACGCGCCGATCGGCGGCTGCGACCAGATCAGCGTCCTCGGCAAAGGCGGCAAGCAGCGGACGGTTCCGATCATCGCGCCCGTGCAACGAGCCATCGAAACCTATCTCGCGCTTTGCCCCTATCCTCTGCCGGCCGATGGGCCGCTGTTTCGTGGCGCCAAAGGCGGGCCGCTGTCGGCGCGCATCATCCAGCTCGCCGTCGAGCGGCTGCGCGGCGCGCTCGGCCTGCCCGATACGGCGACACCGCATGCGTTGCGGCATTCCTTTGCCACCCACCTTCTCAGCCGTGGCGGCGATCTGCGCAGCATTCAGGAGCTGTTGGGACACGCAACGCTGTCGACGACGCAAATCTATACGGCGGTGGACACGAAGCGTCTCACCGAAGCCTATTTGTCGGCGCATCCGCGAGCGCGGTGAAGGCTCACTCTTGACCCGATGCTTGACCCGATGGCAGCATCGCCATGCTGTCGGGCTTCGTCAGCGCGGAAAGCGCGAACACCAGACCGAGTGCCGCCACCGCCGCGCCAATCAGCGGCAGCCGCGCATAGCCGGCACCCGAAATCAACGCGACGCCTCCGATCCACGCGCCTAAAGCATTGCCGAGGTTGAAAGCGCCCTGGTTCAACGTGGAGGCCAGATTGGGGGCGTCCGTCGCCGCCTCCAGCACCCAGATCTG
The window above is part of the Methylovirgula sp. HY1 genome. Proteins encoded here:
- the purQ gene encoding phosphoribosylformylglycinamidine synthase subunit PurQ, whose product is MRAAVIIFPGSNREGDAARALTEIAGVKPALVWHADHELPAGTDLVVLPGGFSYGDYLRCGAIAGRAPIMEAVHAHAARGGLVLGICNGFQILCESGLLPGVLMRNRDLKFICRMQHLRVERTDTVFTSHYQPHQVIKVAIAHGEGNYEVDSDTLARLEGEGRVAFRYCDANGIVGGDANPNGSVNDIAGIYSEKRNVLGLMPHPENLIDPLVGGTDGRGMFKSLALAG
- the purS gene encoding phosphoribosylformylglycinamidine synthase subunit PurS, whose product is MKARVIVTLKPGILDPQGKAIEGALKSLDVFGIDSVRQGKIFDVELTIEDRGKAEAALRQACEKLLANLVIENYRIEFP
- the purC gene encoding phosphoribosylaminoimidazolesuccinocarboxamide synthase, encoding MDHLKPRLIPMNRRRRIYEGKAKVLYEGPEPGTLIQHFKDDATAFNAKKHEVIDGKGVLNNRISEFIFQNLNDIGVPTHFIRRLNMREQLIREVEIVPLEVVVRNVAAGSLSTRLGLEEGTQLPRSIIEFYYKNDQLNDPMVSEEHITAFGWASPQEIDDIMALAIRVNDFLTGLFLGVGIRLVDFKMECGRLWEGDMMRIVVADEISPDSCRLWDIKSNDKLDKDRFRRDMGGLVEAYTEVARRLGILQENETPRASGPKLVEP
- a CDS encoding DUF1476 domain-containing protein, which translates into the protein MTTFDQREQAYEAKLAHDEELKFKATVRRNKWLGFWAAEKLGMIGEAAADYAADLIATELDEGDGDVIFNKLRGDFDAAHVEITDHQIRREMEELFAKATEEIMTVAAAAKAQGYDHEH
- a CDS encoding tyrosine recombinase XerC, whose translation is MKPSSRSSPQAPPAAKAAPGLFGIAPATADLAGAARGWLAHLAGERRAARHTLDAYHRDLCQFLAFLQDHLGATPDLAALASLVTADLRSFLAARRQKGTGSRSLLRQLSGLRSFARYLERNHACRITAFSALRSPKQARSLPKALPASAARAILDQGSRAGEERPQWVLARDAAVLGLLYGAGLRISEALSITRADAPIGGCDQISVLGKGGKQRTVPIIAPVQRAIETYLALCPYPLPADGPLFRGAKGGPLSARIIQLAVERLRGALGLPDTATPHALRHSFATHLLSRGGDLRSIQELLGHATLSTTQIYTAVDTKRLTEAYLSAHPRAR